The Alkalihalobacillus sp. LMS6 genomic interval AATGGCTCATTCGTGGGTTTAAAGATGGCGAAATTCCTAAAGAACGTCTTGACCTATTTCAAAAAGAACGAGACTGGACATTAAGCCGTTTAGATCAAGAAGATTTAGACTATCTTAAAAATCTTCCAACGGAATTCGTCATTGATGATGGCCAAGATTTAATTGTTCATGCCTTTCATGCGACACCATCCAGCCTTTTTGATGTTGTGCCATTAGACGATTCTAGCAAGATTGAAAATGAAATTATGATTCGTGATGAAGCGGATATTTATATTTATGGTCACACACATCATCCTTACGTTCGTAGTATTCACGGAAAGAACGTTGTCAATACCGGATCAGTTGGTATGCCGTTTGACGGACATCCCCTTTCCTCTTACATTATTATCGATATTGAGGATGGGAACCACTCGATCCAGTTAAAGCGTGTGCCTTATAATCGTGAACATGTTGTTGAAATTTATAAACAAAGTGGCTATCCTAATATTGAAGAAATGGGTGCGGTGATCTACTATGCTGTGCAGCCAAAATAATAAAAAATAAAGCTTGTCCCTATGAGGGACAAGCTTTATTCTTTTTAAATCACTGTCGCTAACCCTGTCATGATTGTTGAAATAGCTGCGTCTTCGCCATAGGTTTTCGTAACCTGTCCGCGCCGATCGAGCAATACGGTTGTTGGCACACCTTTGCACCCAAACTGGTCATACACTTTTGTGCCGTCATCTTCTAACACTAGAAAGTTATGATCATGCTGCTTTAACCACTGCTGTAGATCAACATCTCCTTCTCGTCCGGTGACATTAATGGTCACAAAACAAAGTTGATCTTCATCCATCGTCTGGTAAAGAGCGCGCTTATCATGTAAATCGCGATAGGAATCTCGACACCAAGACGTCCAGAATGTAATCATAACCGGGCGATCTTTCGCTTCCTCGTAAAGGGTCCATGTTCGCTTACTTCCTAACTCTTTTAATTCGAAATTCATCTTTACACTCCTAAGAAAAAAACGTTCTTATAAAAGAACGTTTAGCAATGTTCATTATACGCAGTAGCTAAATTACGAATAATGTCTTCTGGCTCTACACCTTCAATTTGTTCACGAGGAATAAAATGAACGACTTCATTTCCTTTAAGCAGTGCCATTGAAGGTGATGACGGCGCGTATTCTGGAAATTTCGCTCGCATTTGAGCCGTCGCTTCACGATCTTGACCTGCGAATACCGTCACAAGTTGATCTGGTGTTCGGTCATGTTGAAGTGAATAAATGGCAGACGGACGAGCAAGCCCAGCTGCACATCCACACACAGAGTTAATAAATACAAGGGTTGTACCTTCTGCGTTCCCCATGTATTGATCGACTTCATCAGCTGTGTTCAACTCCTGAAAACCTGCATCTGTTAATTCTTTTCTCATTGGTAACACAACTTGGCGCATATATTCTTCATAGGCCGTTGACATCTCGGTTTCCCTCCTTTAAAAGTCTTTGTAAATCGACAACAGAATCAAATCGATACGTTCGATTTTGAAGTCTTCCATCTTTATAATAAATCATAGCGGGCACTCTTTCAATTTGATTGCTTTGCGCAAATTGAGGTGCAAGCTGAATGTTTAGTTTAGAGATCCCTTCTATCTCTTCTAGCTGTTCAACAATTTGTAGCATTTGCTCGGCTAGTTGACACGTCCCGCAAAATGGAGATGAAGCATATACCCAACCTGTCCAGCCTTCCTGTAACTGACTTGCTAGCTGCTCGACCGTTACGTCATTCATGACAAGATAACTCACCTTTCTTAGACAACGATAACACAAGAAAATCATAGGCAATGAACACCTTTTCAAACGATGATTTTGCTTCCATCACATATTGATTTTCATCTCTGGCGTACCGTGAAGAAATATGAGTAAACACGAGATTACGGACGTTCGCCGCTTTAGCGAGAGTGGCAGTATCTTGAATCGTGGAATGACCAAAATCACTCGCATGTTCTTGTTGATCAGATGCAAATGTCGCTTCATGAATAAGGGCATCCGCATTTTTTGCATAAGAGATCACTGCTTCAGTCGGTGCCGTATCCCCACAGATAACAACCGTCCTTCCTGCTGTTGGTGCCTCTACATACTCATTGCCATCTAACCACTCACCGGTTTCAAGCTGAACCGTTTCCCCTTTTTTTATCGCTGCATACAAAGGACCAGGAGACACGCCTTTTTGTTTTAATGCTTCAACATGAAGCCGACCAGGCTGTGCTGCTTCTTCAATTTTAAATCCAAAACTTTGAACAGGATGCTGTAGCATAAATACCGAAACCGTACATGCCCCTATTTGAAACGAGCTCGCTTCTTCTAGTTCGATAATATGAAGCTCATATTTCAGCGACGTATTTGTCGTTGCCAATGACATTTGAATATACGTTTTTATCCCAACTGGACCATAAACCGTAAGAGGCGTCCTTCCTCCTTGAAAAGAGCGGCTACTTAACAATCCTGGTAACCCATATAAATGGTCGCCATGGAGATGACTAATAAAAATTGTTGAGATCGCCGGAATACTTAATTTTGAATGAAGAAACTGGTGTTGCGTAGCTTCTCCACAATCAAATAGCCAGACGTCTCCTTTATGTTCCAAAAATCGGAGCG includes:
- a CDS encoding metallophosphoesterase encodes the protein MRFAFLSDIHGNATALEAVLNDLQTQQIDEIYILGDLCFRGPEPKRVIELIQGSGAKVLKGNADEWLIRGFKDGEIPKERLDLFQKERDWTLSRLDQEDLDYLKNLPTEFVIDDGQDLIVHAFHATPSSLFDVVPLDDSSKIENEIMIRDEADIYIYGHTHHPYVRSIHGKNVVNTGSVGMPFDGHPLSSYIIIDIEDGNHSIQLKRVPYNREHVVEIYKQSGYPNIEEMGAVIYYAVQPK
- a CDS encoding TlpA disulfide reductase family protein — protein: MNFELKELGSKRTWTLYEEAKDRPVMITFWTSWCRDSYRDLHDKRALYQTMDEDQLCFVTINVTGREGDVDLQQWLKQHDHNFLVLEDDGTKVYDQFGCKGVPTTVLLDRRGQVTKTYGEDAAISTIMTGLATVI
- a CDS encoding BrxA/BrxB family bacilliredoxin, with the translated sequence MSTAYEEYMRQVVLPMRKELTDAGFQELNTADEVDQYMGNAEGTTLVFINSVCGCAAGLARPSAIYSLQHDRTPDQLVTVFAGQDREATAQMRAKFPEYAPSSPSMALLKGNEVVHFIPREQIEGVEPEDIIRNLATAYNEHC
- a CDS encoding thioredoxin family protein — translated: MNDVTVEQLASQLQEGWTGWVYASSPFCGTCQLAEQMLQIVEQLEEIEGISKLNIQLAPQFAQSNQIERVPAMIYYKDGRLQNRTYRFDSVVDLQRLLKEGNRDVNGL
- the rnz gene encoding ribonuclease Z; amino-acid sequence: MATLFRVDDHQICHLMQKHLQIGWRHAKMEFHFLGTGAGVPAKKRNVSALALRFLEHKGDVWLFDCGEATQHQFLHSKLSIPAISTIFISHLHGDHLYGLPGLLSSRSFQGGRTPLTVYGPVGIKTYIQMSLATTNTSLKYELHIIELEEASSFQIGACTVSVFMLQHPVQSFGFKIEEAAQPGRLHVEALKQKGVSPGPLYAAIKKGETVQLETGEWLDGNEYVEAPTAGRTVVICGDTAPTEAVISYAKNADALIHEATFASDQQEHASDFGHSTIQDTATLAKAANVRNLVFTHISSRYARDENQYVMEAKSSFEKVFIAYDFLVLSLSKKGELSCHE